Proteins from one Caulobacter sp. X genomic window:
- a CDS encoding response regulator gives MRLLVIEDERRIAELVAEGLRQASFVVDTVATVADAQAALELTSYDAAVLDLGLPDGDGLRLLTALRRKPDTPPILVLTARDTVEDRVAGLDAGADDYLIKPFAMVEVVARVKALLRRPGGPLGVRLEAGNLVLDTVGRDVEVDGQVVPLARQEIAILEHLIRRLGRVVPKAVLEEKLYGMGDELGSNAIPVHVHHLRRKLIEAKAVCAIHTVRGVGYFLEEQA, from the coding sequence ATGCGCCTGCTGGTGATCGAGGATGAGCGGCGGATCGCCGAACTGGTCGCCGAGGGACTGCGCCAGGCCAGCTTCGTGGTCGATACGGTGGCGACGGTGGCCGACGCGCAGGCCGCGCTGGAACTGACAAGCTACGACGCGGCGGTGCTCGATCTGGGCCTGCCCGACGGCGACGGTCTTCGCCTGCTCACGGCGCTGCGGCGCAAACCCGACACGCCTCCGATCCTCGTCCTGACCGCACGCGACACCGTAGAGGATCGCGTCGCGGGGCTAGACGCCGGCGCGGACGACTATCTCATCAAGCCCTTCGCCATGGTCGAGGTGGTCGCCCGCGTGAAGGCGCTCTTACGGCGTCCCGGCGGGCCGCTCGGCGTTCGCCTGGAGGCCGGCAATCTGGTGCTCGACACCGTGGGGCGCGATGTCGAAGTCGACGGCCAGGTCGTGCCGCTCGCCCGGCAGGAGATCGCCATCCTGGAGCACCTGATCCGCCGTCTCGGAAGGGTCGTGCCCAAGGCCGTACTGGAAGAGAAGCTCTACGGCATGGGCGACGAGCTGGGCTCCAACGCCATTCCGGTCCACGTCCATCACCTGCGGCGCAAGCTGATCGAGGCCAAGGCCGTCTGCGCCATCCATACGGTGCGCGGCGTCGGCTACTTCCTGGAGGAGCAGGCATGA
- a CDS encoding low molecular weight phosphatase family protein, producing the protein MRQVLKSSSMGGHRSGLSRRSALVFGLLLLPGVASAGDSTSVSASANPRACAPYRVLFVCPAGTVKSAIAREVLRRKAPAWQVPIEVRSRGLKIEDHLYPELAERLHADGIEPTSEPARTFALADAAWADIVIAFDEAAAAPGLSEARAWRTPSWVTDYDRAKADLDQRLGELLNELAESSCRSTSSIPR; encoded by the coding sequence ATGCGTCAAGTTCTGAAATCCTCGAGCATGGGCGGCCATCGCTCCGGCTTGAGTCGCCGAAGCGCGCTGGTCTTCGGACTCTTGTTGCTGCCTGGCGTGGCCAGCGCCGGCGACAGCACGAGTGTCAGCGCCAGCGCCAATCCCAGAGCTTGCGCCCCTTACCGCGTGCTCTTCGTCTGCCCGGCGGGGACGGTGAAGAGCGCCATCGCACGTGAGGTTCTGAGGAGGAAGGCGCCGGCCTGGCAAGTCCCCATCGAGGTGCGATCGCGCGGGCTCAAGATCGAGGATCATCTCTATCCCGAGCTTGCCGAGCGACTGCACGCCGACGGGATCGAGCCGACTTCAGAGCCCGCGCGGACTTTCGCGCTGGCGGATGCGGCCTGGGCCGACATCGTCATCGCCTTCGACGAGGCCGCCGCGGCGCCGGGGCTTTCGGAAGCCCGCGCCTGGCGCACGCCGTCCTGGGTCACGGACTATGATCGCGCCAAAGCCGATCTCGACCAGCGTCTCGGCGAACTGCTGAACGAGCTGGCCGAGAGTTCCTGCCGTTCCACGTCTTCCATCCCTCGCTAA
- a CDS encoding superoxide dismutase, translating into MTEFRADRRQVLAGAALVGALAAAPAAPALAQTKATPGFAPQALPFDPKTITGLSEKLLTSHHDNNYVGAVKRLGAIDAQLAGLDPAAAPTFLLNGLKREELIAWNSMILHELYFAGLGAPSKPGAALAAAIERDFGSDARWRAEFAAMGKALGGGSGWVLLTWSARDKRLVNTWAADHTMTLAGGTPLLALDMYEHAYAMDYGAKAGAYVDAFMATINWSHADGLFKGMAA; encoded by the coding sequence ATGACCGAGTTTCGTGCTGATCGTCGCCAGGTCCTGGCGGGAGCGGCTCTGGTCGGCGCGCTCGCCGCCGCTCCCGCAGCGCCGGCTTTGGCCCAGACCAAGGCCACGCCCGGCTTCGCGCCTCAAGCCCTGCCGTTCGATCCCAAGACGATCACCGGCCTGTCGGAAAAGCTGCTCACCAGCCACCACGACAACAACTACGTCGGCGCCGTGAAGCGCTTGGGGGCCATCGACGCACAGCTCGCCGGACTCGACCCCGCCGCCGCGCCGACGTTCCTGCTGAACGGCCTCAAGCGCGAGGAGCTGATCGCCTGGAATTCGATGATCCTGCACGAGCTGTACTTCGCCGGCCTGGGCGCGCCGTCCAAGCCGGGCGCGGCGCTGGCCGCCGCCATCGAGCGGGACTTTGGGAGCGACGCCCGCTGGCGCGCCGAGTTCGCGGCCATGGGCAAGGCGCTGGGCGGCGGATCGGGCTGGGTGCTGCTGACCTGGAGCGCGCGCGACAAGCGCCTGGTCAACACCTGGGCCGCCGATCACACCATGACCCTGGCTGGTGGAACGCCGCTGCTGGCGCTCGACATGTACGAACACGCCTACGCGATGGACTACGGCGCCAAGGCGGGCGCCTATGTCGACGCCTTCATGGCGACCATCAACTGGAGCCACGCGGACGGCCTGTTCAAGGGCATGGCCGCGTGA
- a CDS encoding YncE family protein — MRPDPWRWAAVALSALCGVAACASAGAQAPLALDRTIPLAGVKGRIDHLAVDVAGQRLFVAELGNGSVEAIDLRSGKSLGRITGLAEPQGLAYLADRDELAVANGGDGTVRFYKAADLAPAGMVRVGDDADNLRIDTRSGRLVVGYGDGALATIDPASRKVVSELKLPGHPEGFRLDGPKAFVNVPDAGAIVAGDIDQGRVTATWKADHRWNFPMALDGNGALVTVYRLPARLAVMADGAVRGDVSTCGDADDVFVDGRRQRFYVVCGSGDVEVRSSTPPYASLGRAKTRSGARTGLFVPEQDRLFVAARAAGSAEAAILVFKPID; from the coding sequence GTGAGACCCGATCCTTGGAGATGGGCGGCGGTCGCCTTATCGGCCCTATGCGGTGTCGCGGCCTGCGCCAGCGCGGGCGCCCAGGCGCCGCTGGCCCTGGACCGAACGATCCCGCTCGCCGGGGTCAAGGGACGCATCGACCATCTGGCGGTGGATGTCGCCGGCCAGCGCTTATTCGTCGCCGAACTGGGCAACGGCTCGGTCGAGGCGATCGACCTGCGCTCGGGCAAGTCGCTGGGGCGGATCACCGGTCTCGCGGAACCGCAGGGCCTGGCCTATCTGGCCGACCGTGACGAACTGGCTGTGGCCAACGGCGGGGACGGGACGGTGCGCTTCTACAAGGCCGCCGACCTCGCGCCGGCGGGCATGGTCCGCGTTGGCGACGATGCCGACAATCTGCGCATCGATACGCGATCGGGGCGTCTGGTGGTGGGCTACGGCGACGGCGCCCTGGCGACGATCGACCCGGCTTCGCGGAAGGTGGTGAGCGAGCTGAAGCTTCCCGGCCATCCCGAAGGCTTCCGGCTGGACGGCCCCAAGGCTTTCGTCAATGTGCCCGACGCTGGCGCGATCGTGGCAGGGGATATCGACCAGGGCAGGGTGACGGCGACCTGGAAGGCGGACCATCGCTGGAACTTCCCGATGGCGCTGGACGGGAACGGTGCGCTGGTCACGGTCTACAGACTGCCCGCGCGCCTGGCGGTGATGGCGGACGGCGCTGTGCGCGGCGACGTCTCCACCTGCGGCGACGCTGACGATGTCTTCGTCGATGGCCGACGCCAAAGGTTCTACGTCGTCTGCGGTTCGGGCGATGTGGAGGTGCGGTCATCGACGCCGCCTTATGCATCCCTGGGACGGGCGAAGACGCGGAGCGGCGCGCGTACGGGGCTCTTCGTGCCCGAGCAGGATCGGCTGTTCGTGGCGGCCAGGGCGGCGGGCTCGGCGGAAGCGGCGATCCTCGTCTTCAAGCCCATCGACTAG